atttaacggcgttgtgcTTTTAGGGGTAGACGACATTCCCGTCTACAGCGAGgtgcctgtggtgacttcgtcaatctcgagaatttgccggctcagtcttcgaagatgctcatagggtagggttgcgtacgtgtgttcataggggtgagtgtgcgtgcgttgtgagtgtccgagttgtactgtgtaatctaaaaaaatatttttttatattttttcataGATTTTTCTTCCTTCTCAATTTTTTCACTCAATTAAGGTAGCAAACGTGGAtaaaaaatcgtaaaaattgGCATAGTGGTAGATGAGAGTATATAGAATACAATTTTGCAACTTTTTGATGTTGAAACTCAaagaaatttgaaatttgaaattttgaagaaagaaagaatcCAAACTTCTTTCAATTTTTAAAGCATCAAGATGAGCTACATCTTTAACAAAATTTAAATTGTGCGATACATATTAGAGGCACATCATTAGGGAATTTTTATGAGTGTAGGTTCTATAGCAAAATTTTAAGTTTCTTAGGAAGGATCAAATTTGAGCCAAATTTTATCCTTGTTTATTTGTTTTCATAGAATTTAAAATCTACTCAATCATTTGCATATTGATTTATACATATGAAAATTCTTGagtatattttaaattatgtgaaaataaataaaaaaagtatAAAATTTAGCTCAAATTTGACCCTTCGtaataaatttcaaattttgctatAGAACGTATACTCACAAAATTCCCCAGTGATGTACCTCTAATATGTGTCACACAGTTCAAATTTTATCAAATATGGAGCTCATCTTGATGTCTTAAAAATtcaataaattttgaattctttctttctttaaaATTTTAAGTTTTAAATTTCTTTAGATTTAAACTTTGCAAAATTGGGTTCTTTCTACTCTTCTTTATCACTATACCAATTGTCATGATTTTTTAACCATGTTTGTTGTCTCAATTGAGTGAAAAAAGAGACAAGGGAGAAAAATCTATGAAAAAAATGTAAAACCGCTTGTAAAACTGCCGATGGAGGTATAACAAACGCTTTTGATAGTTGGGGGAGGCTGGATATCCGGTTTTGCAGTTGAGGGAGGAAAATCAAATTTTTGTGATAGTTGAGGCAGGAAAAGTAGACTTTTTCTAAAATAGAATACCAATACAGAGACGCGAGCATGGCCTACTTTGGGGAGGAGTGCAACCTTAACTGTGGCCCAATATGCAGATAGGGATGTGCGTCCAGCTATGCATGGGTAGTACTAAATTgggttttcctttttcttttaattttctATCTTATTCATTTTCGTACccttgtttttctttcttgttttcCGTTTGTAATActaatttttatttcttttctcttctttttcctactaatttttattttttaattttctcttcttttctttttcctttcttttctatttatccttttcttttattttattttcttgcatgttttttctttttggtaaTACTAAAGTttctttaatttatttattttgtttcctttttctatGTGGTAAtactattttcttttttctcttttctgtaACTAACTTGTTCATCATGTGTACATATTTTGCTCGCTTATAAGAATTATTTGTTCGCGTTGAGACTTGTTTGTTAGTGATGCTAAATTAAGTTTTCTCCATACAGACTAAATTGTTCGCTATAAGAGTAATTTGTTCGCGATGCGGACACATGTGATCAATTTTGTATGCTAATATATTCGCAAAGTTAAATTATTTATTCACTTTATAGACTAATAAATTGCTCATTCATAAATACATTCATAGCATCAATAATAATTTATTCCGGCAGCACACACAATACATTATTTCTTTGCACGCTACCAAAGGGTAAAACAAACAAAGTATATATATGCTACAAAATCATGTATACAAATAATCAACGGTTAATGGCGGAAATAAATCAACCTTATGCGTTTGATGCATGGATCATGCACATTATTCTTGTTTTGAAAAAAACAGGTGCAATCATTCACTGAACTACATCATTAAGTATGAACAACCGAGTCATCATGGTCTTCATTAAGGAAAGGGTAGTCCGTGTAGCCGATAACAGGGTCTTGTGTGTAGAAGGTAGAACGGTCATACTTGTTCAATGGTGCACCTAGCTCGAACCGTTTAGGCAGATCCGGGTTAGCCAAGAAGAGCCGCCCGTAAGCTACGAGGTCTGTGTAGCCACTGGCCACTGCCTTGTTGCCTTCCTCTAGGTCATAGGCCCCAGCGGCAATGAACGTCCCATCGAATGCCTTCCGAAACGGCAAGAGCCCGTGTGGAATCTGCCTCTGCTTGCGACCATCAACAACAAACGTGCCCTTGAAGGCCATTCGAGGCTCCACCATGTGGCAGTAGAGGAAGCCATGATGCTTGTTGAGCTCCCGCACCATGTAGCTGGCGAGCGCCAGCGGGTCGGAGTCCGCACAGTCCATGATGTCCATGAACGGCGACAGCCTCATGCCGACGCGGCTCGCGCCCACCTCGCCGACGACGGCGTCGACGACCTCCACCGCGAAGCGGCACCGGTTCTCGAGGCTGCCGCCGTACTCGTCGGCGCGGTCGTTGCTGCCGTCCTTCATGAACTGCTCGATGAGGTACCCGTGCCCGCCGTGGATCTCCACGCCGTCGAACCCGGCCGCGATGGCGTTCCGCGCAGCGCGCCTGAAGTCGTCGATGATCGCGGGGATCTCTTCTTTCGGGAGCCGCCGTGGTTTTGAGTACACCTCGCCTGGCACGGCGTTGGGGGAAATCTGCTTGTCCGTGCTCGAGATAGGCGCCTGCCCATCGGGCTGAAGCTCTGTCAAATCAAtatcaatgaagcccaaaaaaGATTTACTCGATATTCagcaactactccctccattccaaattattagctattttgacttttctagatacatcgaTTTTGTTATGCACCTAGACATAAGCTAGCAACAGAACAAGTAGCTATAGGAACACACCGTTGGTGGAGGCCCTGCCGACGTGCCAAATCTGGCAGAAGAAGATCCCGCCTTTCCGGTGGACGGCGTCGACGATGGGCTTCCATGCCTCGACCTGCTCTTGCGTCCATATGCCGGGGGTCTCCAGGAACCCCAGCGCGGTGGCAGACACCCCCGTGGCCTCGGCGATGAGGAGGCCGCCCTTGGTGGCGCGCTGCGAGTAGTACACCGCAGCGTGCGGCTGCGGCACGTTGCCGTAGGAGCGGCAGCGCGTGAGGGGCGCGAGGACCACCCGGTGGGAGAGCGAGAATGGGCCCATCTTGTACGGCGTCATCAGCGGGATCACCTCCGTCGCAGGCGCAGCTTGATGCATCATCTTCCCGGTCGCCGGCGTGCCGGCCGGAGATGCGATCTCTGTTTCTTGTTTCAGCTTCTGCGTCTCCAACCCGCAGGGGTATTTATACGTGTCGGAGACTCGGAGTGCGTGATGCTTATTGGCTTCCGATTTTCCAGGCCCCTTGCGTCAGCCATGGTGTCATCCGGTGTTCAGTCGTCTGGTTCGTTGTATCCGGCCTGCAAACCAACTGGCATGGCCACCTACTGTTAACCTCCAGTGTAAACATAACTTCATAAGTGTTGAAGAAATACTTTGATTCTCTCTGTATATTTTTTACACGGATTTGGGAAATCTAAGCAAAGACATGCATACTTTTAGTGATAGATGCAGAGGGGAAGACCTCTCTACGTATAGAAAGTTGCAAAAACTATCATATATGTCACTTGAAGTATAAGATCCTGTTTGGTTTTCAGAAGTCTCTAGCCTCTCCAAAAGTCTCTGGGGCTAAACAAAAGTCCCACCCTGTTTGGTTTCAATAATTGAATGGTCTAAACATCATTTATGGAGTGTTCAAAAGACTTCTTTACCCCTTCTCCCTGCATGCATGCGCCCAGACGCCCTACCCTTCACCTGCGCCGAACCTCCGGCATGTCTGACGCGCCCGACGGCGGctccctcccggcggcggcgagctcctcaAGCTCGGTCTCGCCGGCCTCAAgctcggcagcggcgaggcggagTCGCGGGCGCGCAGCGAGGCGGAGGGGCGGAGGCGCGCGGAGTCGTCGGGACTCCAGGCCCACGCGCGGCTCCTGGCGGTGTGGCCTCGCAGCTGCGAGGCAACGGGACGGCGCGATGTGCGGGTGCAGGGTGGTGCGGACGGCacgggtgcgcggcggcgggagggcgcGGTCTCGTGGGCTCGGATCCGGCGcacggccggtggcggcgaggcgcccctcctcctcctccctcgcggtCGGCGGGCTCGGCTCCAGCGCGCGGCCTCCATCCCCTGCGCCAGCATGCGGGTGCGCGCGGCCGTCGAGTTCAAGAGGAtctgcggcgacggcgagctccgcggcggtCGTTGAgctccggccatggcggcgggcgtCGAGCTCGGACCTCTCCAGGCCGGCATGCGGGAGCAACGCCGGGAGGTGGAGCGGACGGGTGAGCGCACGGCGGGCTTCGGCGGGCGGGCTGGGCGGCAGTTGCGAGGTGGAGCGAGCactagcggcggcgcggctcgaatcggcgggcgggcggagtaGAGGCGCGCGTGTTGAGGGGGGGGGACGGGGATGGTGGCGGTGGCAGAGAGGGGAACGGGTTGGGGGAGAGGACGAGAGAGACAGAGGATGTGGATGAGGGGGGCACATCTCGGTGGGGGAGGGGCGGACCGAGGGTAGGGTAGGGGCAGTAGGTGGGAATATAgcccaaaagcctaaaaaaagCTCCTCAAGAGGgtcttctcaaaaaaaaatctttaccCCAAAAAAGTCCCTAAAAGTCCCATCCTATTTGGGTTAAAAGTCCCATAAGTCCCAGGGACTTCTACAAAAGTCCCTCAAACCAAATAGGGCCTAAGAGTTTCGTCATAAACAGTTTTTGTTGCAAATACCCACGCctacttaattttttttttaaaaggaaCCCCACTCCAGTGCACATATGCTTAAACGATTTGGTCCCGTTTTCATTAATTTGGAGCCACTAATATTGAATTTAAACTGACAGTCAAAAAATATTGAATTTAAACGCTTCCCTGCTTGCGAGTTGTCAGTAATATTATCTCTCTTTGGTTTTTGTTTTCTGCTGGGAATAGTACATACGTTTCTGCAGTCTTTATTGGCTTTGGCATATCCCTGCCGTTACCCTTTTTGACTCGTCTCCTTTCGTCGCAATGACCCGCTGTCGACAGTCGTCACCATTTGCGTCACACACATGACTAAGGCACCCGTGGAATTGGAAATCATCTGATATTTTGCCTCCTGTGCGTGGTTACCGTGGCCAAATTGGCCACGGCGCCGGTTGCACACGCTCGCGCCGCGCGTCCCTGCCATACCGTGCtgcccctttctttttcttcttctacacgctgctgctcgaccgctgcccctctctctccctcgcctcCTCTCTCATGCGTCAACCTGCAAATGGTTTGGGCCAGAGTGATTTTAGTGGATTGGATTTGCTCTGGTCTTGTTTTGGTTGGTTTTAAATGGGCTCACCATATTAATTGGTTTGGTTTGAGTTGGATGCTCGAATGAATAGTTCGGCTTGATTTGGATTGGGCCTAAATGATTTGGTTCTAAATGGATCGAGCCTATGAATTGGAAACTATGAATTGGAAACGGTTAGACATCCACGGTAAACCCTATCCTGCGACCTGCCCCGGACGGCCAGACCCTATACTGCGAGTCTGCGACTCCACCACCCTCGGCCGCCACGACGCCAGGCGGTCGCGAgtgcctcgccggcgccacgcCTCCACCGGCCACCGTCGCCGTCGGCCAGCCTCGCCGACCCGCTGCCGCCAcgccttgccggcccgctgcaGCCACGCCTCCGAGCACCCGCTGGCCGCCACCACGCTCGTGGATGCGGAGCCGCTGTCGCCACGCATCGCCGGTTCCCGCCACCTCCGTCACGCCTCGCAGTCGCCGGTTCTCGCCGCTACCACGCCTCCGCCGGTGAGTACGGCCCTCCCTCTAGTTGTTCATGGCCTTCTTGTTGGCCTCGAGCTGGCTGCCTGCAAGGAATCGAGCAGAAGCCCCCGAAACAAGACGAATCGATGGATGGGAGGAAGCGTAAGGGAGGGGATCTGGTAGTAGGGCGGGCGTACGTACCCTTGGACGCCTCATTCTTCTCGGCATTCCTCTCACGGGCCATCTTGGACTTCTGGCCgttgccgcc
This portion of the Panicum virgatum strain AP13 chromosome 2N, P.virgatum_v5, whole genome shotgun sequence genome encodes:
- the LOC120658130 gene encoding 12-oxophytodienoate reductase 1-like — encoded protein: MMHQAAPATEVIPLMTPYKMGPFSLSHRVVLAPLTRCRSYGNVPQPHAAVYYSQRATKGGLLIAEATGVSATALGFLETPGIWTQEQVEAWKPIVDAVHRKGGIFFCQIWHVGRASTNELQPDGQAPISSTDKQISPNAVPGEVYSKPRRLPKEEIPAIIDDFRRAARNAIAAGFDGVEIHGGHGYLIEQFMKDGSNDRADEYGGSLENRCRFAVEVVDAVVGEVGASRVGMRLSPFMDIMDCADSDPLALASYMVRELNKHHGFLYCHMVEPRMAFKGTFVVDGRKQRQIPHGLLPFRKAFDGTFIAAGAYDLEEGNKAVASGYTDLVAYGRLFLANPDLPKRFELGAPLNKYDRSTFYTQDPVIGYTDYPFLNEDHDDSVVHT